The Devosia sp. A16 genome includes a window with the following:
- a CDS encoding carbohydrate ABC transporter permease yields the protein MSSMRRLRRFTVWTALKWLLAVAIALVAVFPIWWMFNVVFAQAGEAVSLNPRLWPTSFSAGIDKITTIFAQTGYLRAYGISILYALLTIAGVLLVGSLAAFEFSLFEFPGRRILFGVVLLALMVPTAVTIIPTYVLVSRLGWLNTMEGLVVPGLASAFGLFMLVQFMRAIPKDMIEAARLDGAGHFQIYWHVVLPLCRNALVTLAILTFIQTWGNYMWPLIVGTREELYTVGQVVGLFNSPLSHHTVDTVMTANLLAAVPPLVFFLIFQRQIVQGIAMSGSKG from the coding sequence ATGAGTTCGATGCGCAGGCTGCGCCGCTTCACCGTCTGGACCGCGCTCAAATGGCTCCTTGCCGTCGCGATCGCGCTGGTCGCGGTGTTCCCGATCTGGTGGATGTTCAACGTGGTGTTCGCCCAGGCCGGCGAGGCGGTCTCGCTCAACCCGCGGCTGTGGCCCACCTCGTTCAGCGCCGGGATCGACAAGATCACGACGATCTTCGCCCAGACCGGCTATCTGCGCGCCTATGGCATCTCGATCCTCTATGCACTGCTCACCATTGCCGGGGTGCTGCTGGTGGGCTCGCTGGCGGCGTTCGAGTTCTCGCTGTTCGAGTTCCCCGGCCGCCGGATCCTGTTCGGCGTGGTGCTGCTGGCGCTGATGGTGCCCACCGCGGTGACCATCATTCCCACCTATGTGCTGGTGTCGCGGCTCGGTTGGCTCAACACCATGGAGGGGCTGGTGGTGCCGGGGCTCGCCTCGGCGTTCGGGCTGTTCATGCTGGTGCAGTTCATGCGCGCCATCCCCAAGGACATGATCGAGGCGGCGCGGCTCGATGGGGCAGGGCACTTCCAGATCTACTGGCACGTGGTGCTGCCGCTCTGCCGCAATGCGCTGGTGACGCTGGCCATCCTCACCTTCATCCAGACCTGGGGCAACTACATGTGGCCGCTGATCGTGGGCACCAGGGAAGAGCTCTACACCGTGGGTCAGGTGGTCGGCCTGTTCAACTCGCCGCTGTCGCACCACACGGTGGATACGGTGATGACCGCCAACCTCCTGGCGGCCGTGCCGCCGCTGGTCTTCTTCCTCATTTTCCAGCGCCAGATCGTCCAGGGCATCGCGATGTCGGGAAGCAAGGGCTGA
- a CDS encoding carbohydrate ABC transporter permease codes for MPFRRYLPHYLMIAPFMVLFVVFFLYPILSGLYYSFHDWNGVRVPEFVGADNYSKIVASRDFSRAMGNLAAYIAITVPLGILAALGLALLVDSFTGRWSNFFRNAYFMPVVLPAFLAATIWRWIYAPNFGLLNTVLGWFGLPSVNFLNDTGTMLYALIAVDIWVSAGFNMVIILAGLKNIPTELYEAARLDGASRRQQLFHVTIPMLGPVLFFVLTYGLISAMQVFDKPWLLTGSSFTSYGGRRNALLFPVMDMMGRAFGGVKFGEAAAYGFLLTVAIVAVTGVMFGLRAWSERR; via the coding sequence ATGCCGTTTCGCCGTTACCTGCCGCACTATCTGATGATCGCGCCGTTCATGGTGCTGTTCGTCGTGTTCTTCCTCTATCCGATCCTCAGCGGCCTCTATTACAGCTTCCACGACTGGAACGGCGTGCGGGTGCCGGAGTTCGTCGGCGCCGACAACTATTCGAAGATCGTCGCCTCGCGCGATTTCTCCCGCGCCATGGGAAACCTCGCCGCCTATATCGCCATCACCGTGCCGCTCGGTATCCTAGCGGCGCTGGGCCTGGCGCTGCTGGTGGACAGTTTCACCGGGCGCTGGTCCAACTTCTTCCGCAATGCCTATTTCATGCCGGTGGTGCTGCCGGCGTTCCTCGCGGCCACCATCTGGCGCTGGATCTATGCCCCCAATTTCGGCCTCCTCAACACCGTGCTGGGCTGGTTCGGCCTGCCCTCGGTCAATTTCCTCAACGACACCGGCACCATGCTCTACGCGCTCATCGCCGTGGATATCTGGGTGTCGGCGGGCTTCAACATGGTGATCATCCTTGCGGGGCTGAAGAACATCCCCACCGAACTCTACGAGGCGGCGCGGCTCGATGGCGCCAGCCGGCGGCAGCAGCTGTTCCACGTTACCATCCCGATGCTGGGGCCGGTGCTGTTCTTCGTACTCACCTACGGGCTGATCTCGGCCATGCAGGTGTTCGACAAGCCCTGGCTGCTGACCGGCTCGTCCTTCACCTCCTATGGCGGGCGGCGCAACGCGCTGCTGTTTCCGGTGATGGACATGATGGGGCGGGCCTTTGGCGGGGTGAAGTTCGGCGAGGCCGCCGCCTACGGCTTCCTCCTCACCGTCGCCATCGTCGCCGTCACCGGCGTGATGTTCGGCCTGCGCGCCTGGAGTGAACGCCGATGA